In a single window of the Zea mays cultivar B73 chromosome 5, Zm-B73-REFERENCE-NAM-5.0, whole genome shotgun sequence genome:
- the LOC111589298 gene encoding uncharacterized protein, with product MAPTRIRVALLSLALVGLLICHLATTASAGKNRIRILDSVDDSAGDNNSSDASAGDNSTDSESEGRVVYSDMKLADETGSAPAPAPAPGPTTS from the coding sequence ATGGCGCCCACCAGGATCCGCGTGGCCTTGCTGAGCTTGGCGCTGGTGGGGCTGCTCATCTGCCACCTCGCCACCACCGCCTCCGCCGGCAAGAACAGAATCCGCATCCTCGACAGCGTCGACGACTCGGCCGGGGACAACAACAGCTCCGACGCCTCGGCCGGGGACAACAGCACCGACTCCGAGTCGGAAGGCCGCGTCGTCTATTCCGACATGAAGCTGGCTGATGAGACGGGATCTGCGCCGGCTCCGGCACCGGCGCCGGGGCCGACGACCAGTTGA
- the LOC100191263 gene encoding Cinnamoyl-CoA reductase 1, with protein sequence MASVEGKRETVLVTGASGFIGSTLVGLLLDRGYNVHASVLNPDDKAETEHLVALGAGAGEGRLRVFPGDLLDGAALMAAARGCSGVFHLATPCTVYPVSDPQGQMVVPAVEGTLNVLRAAKEARTVRRVVVTSSSSAIIPSPAWPAGEPRDERCWADVDYCKKNEVWYPVSKTLAEKAAWRFAEENGVDVVVVNPVTAMGPMIPPTINCSMIVLLRLLQGCTEEYRDIWMGAVHVHDAAMAHILVFESPAASGRHICAQSISHWSDFAAKVAELYPEYKVPKFPKDTQPGLVRQGAEEGSKKLVALGLHFSPLEKIIRDAVEALKSRGYIS encoded by the exons ATGGCGAGCGTGGAGGGCAAGAGGGAGACGGTGCTGGTCACCGGCGCCAGCGGCTTCATCGGATCGACCCTCGTCGGCCTCCTCCTCGACCGCGGCTACAACGTCCACGCCAGCGTCCTCAACCCCG ATGACAAGGCGGAGACGGAGCACCTGGTCGCCctgggcgccggcgccggcgaggGCCGGCTGCGAGTCTTCCCGGGCGACCTCCTCGACGGCGCCGCGCTCATGGCCGCCGCGCGGGGCTGCTCGGGCGTGTTCCACCTCGCCACCCCCTGCACCGTCTACCCCGTGAGCGACCCGCAGGGGCAGATGGTGGTGCCGGCGGTGGAGGGCACGCTCAACGTCCTGCGCGCCGCCAAGGAGGCCCGCACCGTGCGGCGGGTGGTGGTCACCTCGTCCAGCTCCGCCATCATACCCAGCCCCGCGTGGCCCGCCGGCGAGCCCCGCGACGAGCGGTGCTGGGCCGACGTCGACTACTGCAAGAAGAACGAG GTCTGGTACCCTGTTTCCAAGACGCTGGCAGAGAAGGCGGCGTGGAGGTTTGCGGAGGAGAACGGGGTAGACGTGGTTGTCGTCAACCCGGTGACTGCCATGGGCCCAATGATTCCGCCCACCATCAACTGCAGCATGATCGTGCTCCTACGCCTGCTACAAG GTTGCACGGAGGAGTACAGGGACATCTGGATGGGGGCGGTGCATGTGCACGACGCCGCCATGGCGCATATCCTGGTGTTCGAGAGCCCGGCAGCGTCCGGGAGGCACATCTGCGCCCAGTCCATCTCCCACTGGAGCGACTTCGCGGCCAAGGTCGCCGAGCTGTACCCTGAGTACAAGGTGCCCAA GTTCCCCAAGGATACCCAGCCTGGGCTGGTGCGACAGGGAGCCGAGGAGGGGTCCAAGAAGCTCGTCGCGTTGGGGCTGCACTTCAGCCCTCTGGAGAAGATCATCAGGGACGCTGTGGAGGCCCTCAAGAGCAGAGGCTACATTTCGTAG
- the LOC100191263 gene encoding cinnamoyl-CoA reductase 1 isoform X1, translated as MASVEGKRETVLVTGASGFIGSTLVGLLLDRGYNVHASVLNPDDKAETEHLVALGAGAGEGRLRVFPGDLLDGAALMAAARGCSGVFHLATPCTVYPVSDPQGQMVVPAVEGTLNVLRAAKEARTVRRVVVTSSSSAIIPSPAWPAGEPRDERCWADVDYCKKNEVWYPVSKTLAEKAAWRFAEENGVDVVVVNPVTAMGPMIPPTINCSMIVLLRLLQGCTEEYRDIWMGAVHVHDAAMAHILVFESPAASGRHICAQSISHWSDFAAKVAELYPEYKVPNCVRCRFPKDTQPGLVRQGAEEGSKKLVALGLHFSPLEKIIRDAVEALKSRGYIS; from the exons ATGGCGAGCGTGGAGGGCAAGAGGGAGACGGTGCTGGTCACCGGCGCCAGCGGCTTCATCGGATCGACCCTCGTCGGCCTCCTCCTCGACCGCGGCTACAACGTCCACGCCAGCGTCCTCAACCCCG ATGACAAGGCGGAGACGGAGCACCTGGTCGCCctgggcgccggcgccggcgaggGCCGGCTGCGAGTCTTCCCGGGCGACCTCCTCGACGGCGCCGCGCTCATGGCCGCCGCGCGGGGCTGCTCGGGCGTGTTCCACCTCGCCACCCCCTGCACCGTCTACCCCGTGAGCGACCCGCAGGGGCAGATGGTGGTGCCGGCGGTGGAGGGCACGCTCAACGTCCTGCGCGCCGCCAAGGAGGCCCGCACCGTGCGGCGGGTGGTGGTCACCTCGTCCAGCTCCGCCATCATACCCAGCCCCGCGTGGCCCGCCGGCGAGCCCCGCGACGAGCGGTGCTGGGCCGACGTCGACTACTGCAAGAAGAACGAG GTCTGGTACCCTGTTTCCAAGACGCTGGCAGAGAAGGCGGCGTGGAGGTTTGCGGAGGAGAACGGGGTAGACGTGGTTGTCGTCAACCCGGTGACTGCCATGGGCCCAATGATTCCGCCCACCATCAACTGCAGCATGATCGTGCTCCTACGCCTGCTACAAG GTTGCACGGAGGAGTACAGGGACATCTGGATGGGGGCGGTGCATGTGCACGACGCCGCCATGGCGCATATCCTGGTGTTCGAGAGCCCGGCAGCGTCCGGGAGGCACATCTGCGCCCAGTCCATCTCCCACTGGAGCGACTTCGCGGCCAAGGTCGCCGAGCTGTACCCTGAGTACAAGGTGCCCAA TTGCGTACGTTGCAGGTTCCCCAAGGATACCCAGCCTGGGCTGGTGCGACAGGGAGCCGAGGAGGGGTCCAAGAAGCTCGTCGCGTTGGGGCTGCACTTCAGCCCTCTGGAGAAGATCATCAGGGACGCTGTGGAGGCCCTCAAGAGCAGAGGCTACATTTCGTAG
- the LOC100191263 gene encoding cinnamoyl-CoA reductase 1 isoform X3 gives MASVEGKRETVLVTGASGFIGSTLVGLLLDRGYNVHASVLNPDDKAETEHLVALGAGAGEGRLRVFPGDLLDGAALMAAARGCSGVFHLATPCTVYPVSDPQGQMVVPAVEGTLNVLRAAKEARTVRRVVVTSSSSAIIPSPAWPAGEPRDERCWADVDYCKKNEVWYPVSKTLAEKAAWRFAEENGVDVVVVNPVTAMGPMIPPTINCSMIVLLRLLQGCPGFFRPNGEWVTCFCSWHWHGGSEVYFGKDRVAEERASCPFYTQESR, from the exons ATGGCGAGCGTGGAGGGCAAGAGGGAGACGGTGCTGGTCACCGGCGCCAGCGGCTTCATCGGATCGACCCTCGTCGGCCTCCTCCTCGACCGCGGCTACAACGTCCACGCCAGCGTCCTCAACCCCG ATGACAAGGCGGAGACGGAGCACCTGGTCGCCctgggcgccggcgccggcgaggGCCGGCTGCGAGTCTTCCCGGGCGACCTCCTCGACGGCGCCGCGCTCATGGCCGCCGCGCGGGGCTGCTCGGGCGTGTTCCACCTCGCCACCCCCTGCACCGTCTACCCCGTGAGCGACCCGCAGGGGCAGATGGTGGTGCCGGCGGTGGAGGGCACGCTCAACGTCCTGCGCGCCGCCAAGGAGGCCCGCACCGTGCGGCGGGTGGTGGTCACCTCGTCCAGCTCCGCCATCATACCCAGCCCCGCGTGGCCCGCCGGCGAGCCCCGCGACGAGCGGTGCTGGGCCGACGTCGACTACTGCAAGAAGAACGAG GTCTGGTACCCTGTTTCCAAGACGCTGGCAGAGAAGGCGGCGTGGAGGTTTGCGGAGGAGAACGGGGTAGACGTGGTTGTCGTCAACCCGGTGACTGCCATGGGCCCAATGATTCCGCCCACCATCAACTGCAGCATGATCGTGCTCCTACGCCTGCTACAAG gctgtccgggattcttccgtcctaatggggaatgggtcacatgcttctgttcatggcattggcacggtggatctgaagtttacttcgggaaagatcgtgtagctgaagaacgtgcatcatgtcccttctatacacaagaatctcgttag